DNA from Prunus persica cultivar Lovell chromosome G6, Prunus_persica_NCBIv2, whole genome shotgun sequence:
aaaaaaaaagaagtgctTTTTTAAAGGATCATATGTTATTTCATTGTAATGAAAGTCTGTGAGTAATTAGACATCTATTTACCAGTCTCTTTCGACTAAGATGGTGCCAGCAAGAGTGGAAAGAACTCCAACAGCTCCTGAGATGTTGGTTAATATTACAAGCAAGACGAATGCATTAAAACTTGTGAGCTTCAAATCTGAGTAGACTAGCAACGCCATTACGGTGCCTCCAGCAATCATAAAAGAGAGGTTCTGTGTTACCAACCAAAGCCAGAGAACCTGTGCATGTTATATAGAGTTGTAAGATCATGTAACATAATTTTACAATTCTTATCTATCTGTGTCTCTCTTTTCTTGTAAGTTTCATAAGTTAGTCTACCTTTACATATGGAAATCTATCCACCCAGTGTCCAATTAAGGGTCCGAAAAGCGCGGTAGAGGCTGATTCCACTGCACCATAGATAGCAGCAAAGAGTAGAGAATCTGGCCAAATGCTTATCATGTAAAGACCAACAGAGAATTCCCACATTCTGCAAAACAGGGAAAATTCAATGGAAATTaatactcaaaacaaaacaaggagCCTTTTTCTTGTCTTCCTTGTACAAAGTTACAGGCGAAATTGATCATAACAATTAgagtaatcaaattaaatgtCACATGGAGGAGGCACAATCACAAATAGAAGTCAAATTATAAGTGTCTTAAACAGATGATAGGTTGATCTATAGGGAACTTGTTACTCCCATGAGCACAATTTCTGCCTACAATGTAGAAatataagaagaagaatgtgATAATTTGACTTTGTTTCTGTAATTTAATTTgcttatttcttccttgaaaACATTTCTTGTGATAGCACTAATTAGCATGTTCAAAATCTTCAACTTGGTTTctgtaatttaatttactgATTTTCCTAGTAGTTGCTTAAGTTTGAAACAACTTTCAGCAGCAaagtatgaagaaaaaaaatattaatttcaatGTATATGTACACATCCTCTGACACAATGAAGACAGCCCAAATTCTAGTTGGGGAAAAACCTTAAACAGCACTAATAAACCACTAAAGTAAGTAGTGAGAGATGAGAAAAGCAGTGAACCTGGTACCCCATCTGGCCAAAAAGTGTCCTACGTATAAATATCTGATAAGATGAGAAGGAAGAGGATCATATTGAGAATTATAAGGCTCTTCTTGCACTTGGGCTTGAAGGGGCTCTCTCAGTTCCTGCTTCATTTCAGCTTCTCACCCTTATTGTAGCTTGTTTGAACAACAATGGCAGAACTctgatttcagtttttatggTGGTCCAGAAATGAAGACGATTTCACAGGTGATGGTGATGCATCATGCATTATGATGCCATCACATCATACCATAATTGCTCTCAAAATTTGAGATaattatgatgatgatgatgtagtAATTGGATCAGCATCtagaaaaaatcaaataccaAACGTGCATATATACAAAACAGTGTGAATATTTGTTGTTACGTGGTGCAAAACTAAAGGACTCTAGTTACTGATACAACAAAGATACTAATTAGTCACTTCGCTGTAAATCTCCAGTTGGTTTTGATCTGTTCAGAAGGAATATAAAATTGGGTGTCTATCCAGTGCGGCTCAGAAGCCCTATCTAAACCTGATATTATGCCACGTGACGCTACctaccttttttttccccacttTTCCACCAATTAAAAAATCCAATTAGTAGAAGGATGGTAATTGTAGACCACGTGGCAAAGTTCGCATTACAACAATCGTATcgttatttgaaaaataacgTATTCATTTGTCACAAAATGTGTAATATTGCgtaaaatttcaacttctcTATCATGGTGGAAAATGGAAACCCAAAATTGAACAATGTCGACCATAAATTGCACCGGTAAACATTGATTATATGATTGATTAGACAAGTTAAGCGCAATTAAGAGAATTCGAAACCGTCAAATGCGTGTCTACATGTACATCCAGAtgggaaacaaacaaaagagagtCCGAGTTGGTTTTTGGCTCCACCTTAAACAAACATTACACGAAAAGTCAGATCTTCGTGAGACCTATGtcttaataaaattgtatttacATCATGCCGATGCCTTGGCTCTTAAgtaatgtttattttcttcGCGAGGTTTTGGCACTGAAATTGGGTACTATATTCATGTGTTTAGTAAATGCACCCAACAATACACATGACCTTCTCCGGAAGTATCGAAAACGACTAAAAGAATCGTCAGTATATGCTTTGCAATGTTTATCCAAGTAGCTTAAGAAGTCAAAGATGCCAATACAAATGGACAAAGttcataattaatattaaaaaaaatgtttatatTAACTCAGCAGTTATTGAAGTGTATTGGATGCTAAACCATAAATATAGACTTTTCAAAGGCGTTTACCTAAtacttttgtaattttgtgaGTAATTAGAGTCACAAGGTGCTTtacaatgaataaataaacacaTCTTCCTGTTACTTAGCTGTGTCATGCTTGACAACCACAACAACtcccatattttattttggcaatAAGTAGCATGCTCAATATTTGTTTATCAAATGGTACCATGACGAGAGCCAGAATTCTATAACGAAGGTCTTATATATGGCCTTTAGGTAAGACCATATCCCCACTTACAGATCAGGTGCACTAAAATATATAGATGTTTTTCCTACACTAAATAGAATCCGCTGTAGCAAACTCACTAAAGGATATTAATTCATCCAGGTTCGACTTGGGGTGTTGGGTTCTCAAACAATAAAGTGAACTTTTTTTCAGTCCAAATGCAATAACCATCACATCGATCcttcaatttttcatgtattgaaaaaactatatatatatatatatatatttttaaatatttatatatatttatataaagaaaataagtttttttatatcaagatgtgattttttttttcctatcaaTAAAGGTGTGCTTATATACTATGTAACTTATAAtcctaagaaaaaaaaaacatcatatgAATCTTGCCAaagaattatataaaaaaataatttgacgGAGCACCAAACACAATATAACATAGTCAGACTATTTATCCAAAATAGCACCTAACGTcttataattttatagatAAACAGTCCTCTCCAAAACAGATTAATATTATCCGACATAAATTAATCAGTACAGTCCGACGCACCAAACAAACCCTTAATGTAAGTATGTGGTGGCAATTCTTCACAATAACTCGAAGGAACTTTGGGAGATGAAAGTGCAATTAACAAATACTTGTTTTACCATGAAAATAAAGGTTTAGGTACATTGATAggtccaaaaagaaaaagacgacAAGGAAACGGAAGAAAGTATAAAGGCTTGATAAAGGCACATCAATGACTGAGGTCGGGCACGTTTCCAAGCACATCCTGCCACGAGAAGCACTACATTAGATCAATTTATCTGAATAAGCTAAGTTGAAAAAAGAGAGCATTACTTCTTGCCATCCATTATTTGGCAAAGCATTACAGTTATGTCTTGAGTTGAAATGAAATTCATTTATCATTCTAGGCTTTTCTTGCCACTCATTGGCGGCCCAGCACACGCACCATAGGAATGGTTCCTATGCGGTTTCATGTACCCAGTCTCATGAGGATTATCAATGAACAGCCATAAGTGGAGGGGGGAAGAAGATTGACAGTGCTGAATCCATTTCAAGTTTTCTATGCAGATACAAACATGATGCTAAACTATCTATCAGTAAACAAGCTGAACCAAAGATTATTGCAAATCTTCTGTGGGACAgctaacacacacacacacacacacacacacaccagcATACAGAGCTTGAAAGTTCATTCTTACTACATAGTTTgaacttctctcttcttcagaATTCAATTTGAACAGATCAAATCGAACAATTTTTACCAGAGGCAAATAAATGAAAAGCCTAGACAACAAAAACTCATTATCAATATTAAGTCGACAATAAGGGATTTTGAAAGGGCACTGCTATTTCATCACTCATATTATGTCATCTGGCACTCCTCTGAGTGGTTGATGAGAAATTCCGGAAGATGGAGAAGTAGAAGGAAGTCAAGGGTAAATCATGAAGGATAAAGGGAAGGAAATACGTGATTCTCCCTCCTCTTGATGGCTAGAAGGGGAGGGAAGTATGGAGGAAGGAAAAACAAAGCTACGTCCAATAAAACAGCAGACATCAATCCTCCCCCTTTCCCTCCCCCTCTATCatatatgtttattatttcCACTCCCAAAAGACTCGAGAAAGAAGAGGCAAATTCTATGCTTGAAAATCTAGGGATAACAAACAATATTATGTATGTATCAACAGTAATAATGCAGAAAAACAACAATGAATAAAATATGGTGTGTcgatcaaaattaaaatactaaCTATCAAGTAAGATCAATTATACACACACTCATAAAATGGAGTTTTCCAAACAAACGAAGGCAAAGAAAGCATATAAAGTGCAGACCCAGTTAAAGGAAACAAATCCAGCATCTTCAGAGTTCATAggatttataaaaattttgaaatttttgacaTGCTGGATCACGTACTCATTGTTAGTTCTTTCTggatggtatattatttaacttGCCAGCAAAACAAGTATAAGAAGGCCAAGAATATACCAGCTCAAACTTTAATTGGACATGAAGGCGGACATGGTCCAGCTAAGAATCACCCTTCAATTCATCTGAATCTGAATCACTTGCATTATAACCTGCCACAGGTGCAGAAGACCAAACAGAGGCACATtcaataatgaaaatgatgaTTGAGACAATGTTAAATGCAAAGAGAGAAGTCAACCTGGCTGCTTATCACTGACTTTCCAAACTGAAGATCGCGTCCTTGACGCTCTTGTAATCCATATTCTTCCCTGCATTCACAAAGaccaaaaattatttgtagaAGTACAAATCACAATTCAATCACAACTAAAGCTTTAATTATGGGAGACAAGTCCAATTTGCAATCAATATTCTAAACGTTTGTAATACAACCATATACTTTTTGTAATCCATATTCTAAACATTCAAACTCCAATTTGTAATGCCTTTGGTGCTTACTTGGCCAACAAAAACTATATGGTCAAGGTGATACCAAACACAAGCTTGCAACTTTAGCATAACAAGATCAAAACAAAACGCTTACAACTCTGTCTAATCTGATTAGGATAAGAGCATGAAAGCAAGATCAGAAAACTAAAAGCTCATAACTTTAAGCCTAAACCCCAAACCCCACTGAGAAACCAACAAAAGCCgagaaattaaaacaaacccaataaAGCATACCATATGGGCATCTCTGGGAACTCCATAACCGTTGTAATACATCTGACCCACCAAGACCTGCATGTTAATATCGCCGGCTTTGGCCTCTTTAAGCGTGTCTTTGAACCACCGCTTTATGCAATCCGATACGACCTCCGATAGCGGCAGACGGTGGTTGGTCTCCTTCTTTGAGCTGCTCTCAGTCTCCATCTCCTTCAACCGCGGCCGCTTCGACTTTTGGCCTATTTCTGGGTTCGGCGATGCGGACCTCGTATGCTTTGGAGTTATGAGACTCtgcgacgtcgttttggcgaCTTGGTACAGGCTGGCCGTCGAGGGAAGCGACTTTCCGATATAAAAAttgcaaacaaagaaaacttgtaagttgtaactaACAAATATTGGAAAAGTTTAGggcttttgggtttttgaatttgcttaccttaaatttttttttttttttgatacaGTGAATACTGAATATTATCTGTATGGCATGTTATCTCTGTTTGGTTACTGAGAAAAACTGTTTTAAGAAAGTGGAGCGGAAATTGCAACGCAGCTTTCAGAAGACACAACCATTCGTGACTGCGCGAGCGTGTGTGTTAATCccgaagaggagagagaaaatgacaTCCGATTATATCGTTGCCTTGTCTTAGTAGACCGACGTCGTTTCTGGCTGACTTGGAGtggtctttgttttgttttcaaagaCTTTCCCCTTGGGTGATGTCTTTATTATATAGATGTGGTGGTTCTGGCGCTATTTGATTTTTGATCTTATCACCATCATTCATCACTCACTCATAAGAAAACGCTGTGCTAATAGCAGCGTTTCCATTGTCATGTGTGGGCCCTCAGCTGTCAACTTCCATGACGTGTGTGATGAGCTACGACATTGAATGTTTAGTCTTTCTGTAGTTTAGTTTTCTCATTAGCAACCCAAATATCGGATTTTGAGTTTGATTTAACCTCTGATTAATAGCAGACGCGGGTTAAATTAGGACGGCACTTCACACTGGTTAAGCATACAAGTAAACATGTTAATCATCTTCGAGATTATTGGCACCAAGGGGCTGGTATCaaaattgggttttttaaTCAAACTTCACCAATAATCTTTACATGAACAAGAACCATCAATGAAACAATGAAATCGGTTGTTATCCCGGATAATGATCTGTCTCTCTGTAATCTTTGAGATGAGCTTGATGGCCTCATGGCAATCACCGCATACACGAAGGTTCTTCACAACTCGAATTGTATCTTTAGGAGCAGTGCTTATGAGACCAAATGCAATGGCCAGCTTCTCACTGTGACAACCAAGGAAGtgctccttctcctcctcttctaTGTCAAACAACACAAAGTCTGTGGTTGGAACATAACCTGCTGCTTTCAATTCCTTAGCCAACTCGTCGAGCTTTGCGTATATCTTCTCTGACAATGCATGGGACTTGTCTCCGACAAGGAATTCTTGAACAACCCCATTTACTTCGATCCAACTACAACCGGGGATTTTCTTCATCCCTTGCTCATTCATTCTTGACCTAGTGTCTGCTGCCTCATCCCATTTATGGCTTGCAGAGTAAATATTTGACAGGAGAACATAGTGTGCTGAGTTCCATGGTTCTAGCTCAATGAGTTGTTTCAGTACGAGTTCAGCCAATTGGGTTTGCCGATGTAGCCTGCATCCACCCAACAACGCTCCCCAAACGACTGAATTAGCCTTCATCGGCATAGTTTTGATTAGGTTATAAGCTTCATCCAACAAGCCAGCACGACTAAGAAGATCCACCATGCATCCATAATGCTCAATTGTATGAGCCAAAGAAAAGACACTAGTCATGTTATTGAAATACCTACGACCCTCGTCAACGAGACCAGCATGAGAACACCCACAAAGCAACCCCATGAATGTGTTCCCATCAGGTCGAattccatttttctcaactTGTCCGAAGAGTCCAAACACAGTTTTGACATGTCCATTCATGGCAAGGCCAGACATTGCAGCATTCCAAACCACATGGTCTCTTTTTTTCATCCCTTTAAAGACTTCCCAAGCTTGAATCATGCACCCACATTTGGCATACATGTCAATCAGAGCTGTACCAAGAACAGGGttcacaaaaaattcatgtttATCCATCAAACTGCCAGCCCACTCCCCTAGTTCCAGGGCTCCTAATCTTGCACAAGCAGAAAGCACCCCAACCATGGCATAACAATCAGGTTTCAAATTTTCCTTCTGCATTTGAAAGAAGAGGTCTATGGCTTCTTTTGGAAGTCCATTTGATGCATATCCCTGAATCATACTACTCCAAGATACTATATccttctcaagcattccatCGAAGATACCCCGCGCCTTTTCCATCTGTCCACACTTGGCATACAAATCAACTAAGGAGGTGGCCACAAACACATTCTTTCCCATGCCAATCTCAGTTATGTATCTATCTATCCACTCCCCACTGCTTAAATCCCCTAACTTGCCGCACGCAGATAAAACCCGAACAAGGCTAAAACTATCAGGCCTCAAACCCATCTCCAGCAACCTGCGAAACGTATCAATAGCTTCTCTATATTGACCAGCTCCAATGTACCCACAAATGATGGCAGTCCAAGAAACCACATTCTTGTCGGGAATATCATCGAAAACCTTATGGGCATGTTCCAAATAGCCGCACTTAGCATACAAGCACAGCAAACTAGTTTTAACATAAACATCAAAATTGAACCCCGTTTTCACCACAAGGGTATGAATGTTCAAACCCAATGGAAAATCCGAACGCCTAGCACAAGctttcaaaacaaaagggaaGGTGAAGCTATTGGGCAAGATCCCCTCTGTTCGCATAGAAATAAAGAATTCGATAGCATCGTCGAAGCAATCGTCGGAAACCAGGCCACGAATCATGGTATTCCAAAGAAATATATTGGGTTGCGTAGTTTGGTCGAAGACGAGGCGAGAGTAGCTGGCGTGCCCAAAATCGAAGCCGGAGCGCAAGACCATGTTGAGAAGATAGTTGTCTTGGTCTAGGCCAAGGCGGAGAAGCCGAGCGTGGGCATGCTTGAGGTGCTTGAAGGAGTTGAAACCTTGAAGAAGGCATTGCTTGGTCTCCAAAGCTTTGGAAAGTACAGGGGAGGCTCTGTTGGGCAAGACTGTCATAACCAGGTTTCAACTGTGGAGCAAAGTTTGGAGAGCAACGACTCTACGGTCGTCTTGCTGTTATGTTATGGCGGCCGTGTTATATATGCTCTTATTTTCCCACCACTTTTAAtatcttattattatattacaaaTCTAAAAGTAgtttaaaattactttaaaaataattaaaaattttaattaacatgTACTTTTTAACGAGGGAGAATTTTTTAGGAAATACTAGGTTATGAgtatttcttttaattgatGAGTGACTTAAAtaaattgtgtttttcttattGGGAAAATCGAGGGGTAAAAAATTAAGGTGACAGTAGCATCAATCTAAAATTTCTTTCTTGCTATATTTCTTCTGGATTTTAAGTTGCAGACGAACATTTGAAAGAATAGGTAAAACGAGAGGCCATGGAAGAATTAAAAACACTAAATCTAAATATTTGTTCTCTTTAAGAAGTTCCGCACGCCGACAAAACCATATGAACAGAAAAACAATGGCCACTGAAATATGAGCCAGAAAATGGAGTATATggatacatatatatgcattgTAAGAACCATTACATACAGGATTACAAAATTTCACTACATACTACATTTATATCACTCCAACAATTTACACCTGCCAATATCTTAAAAATGATTATACGCGGAAGTAGATTGGAACTGCGCTTGCACGCTGCGCCGCAGCTGTCATTCTTGTATAAAGCATTTGCCTCACACTAGATTTCCGTCAATAGAGCTGAGCGACGTTTCAACAAATAGATTTTCATTTGGGGGGCGGAggaggggaggagagagagagaaagggggTCGTATAATACACATGAATCTTGAGTAAAGAGGAGAATACACCAAACTACAGAAAATTCCAGATTTCTGTAAGGAGCATCCACCACCACTCAAAGCCATTAACGGCGCTGGTGAAGAGCTATAGTAGAATAATTCCCTTTAAGAATCACTCCAACTatcctcatcatcttcatcgcTTCCTGTCAATGCCTGTAACGAAATTCTCATggtattaaatttattaactGACAAGGaaatattgagagagagagagagataaatagATAGAGACCTGGCGAATCGCATTTGCTTTCTCTAAGATGGCAGCAACCCTCAAGTTGGTTGTCGGACCCTGAATGCTGGGTCTTGTCACTGTTTGTCTTGTCACAGATGCAGGCTTCAAGTTGAAGGACTAAGGCAAGAAAATATTCACTCAATAATTTCCTACTTGAAAATAGATGGAACCCAGACCAAGAAATGGTGGGTGatgcaaaagcaaaaaatacaacaaaaattGGCAGCTCTAACCTTAGTTCTTATCTGTTGcaacaatgaatctctttcaTCTACCTTAGGTTCAACCTGAGGCCGAATTCGTTCAGTTACCTTTCTCAGCTGCAAAATGTCAACATGTTACAAAGGTATGTTGTAGAGCATATTCTGAAAGATAGACACCATAAAATGATAATCATTTACCTTGCTTTGGCCATGAGCAGTAACAGCATCAATCAGGGGATTTCTTGGACGAGGGAGCTTGCTAACTGGAATTCCATTGGACCTTCCAACTTCATAGTCTGACATTGCAGCAGAATTATTTGGAGACCATGTCGTTTCTCCCTCTGATGTTGTCAAACTATGCTGAGGCTGCTCATCTACCATTGTTGGTGCTGTCACAGATGTGGGAGGGGGTTTTCCGTGTTCCCATTCTGAATTTTTCAATGAATGTTCAAGTACCTTAGACTCTAAATCTGTTTCCAGTGTTAACTGCTGCAGAGGTAGGATAATTGCTCCATCAGAAGATTCAGGCTCATGTCTAAAAGTTGTACATTCAGTATGCGGTACCATGAATGGATTTGTACTAGACTGAACTTTTTCTCCTTCTAAAGCAAAGTGATTATGTCCAGACCTGTCATCAGATATCTCTGACGATGATAAAAATGGGTTTGGGAATTGCGCTCCCCCTAAATCAGGGAAACTGTATTGATAATTAGCATCATTAACTATGGCTGGTAAATGCAATGAATACGGGGCAGGGTGCACCACATTGCCCATCAAAGGTTCAGAAACATGTTGGGACTTCCCGTCTTCCACATATGTGAGAGGCAAAAATGGGTTCTGAGGCTGCAGCACCTCCCTCTGTGGTGCTGGTATATCAAATTGAGCTTTCTCATCAGCTTCTGATGGCTGTATTGGCAGGAATGAGGGTAGGGAGGGATGTTGCTTTCCTATCCTCCATTGCATAGGTGGTAGAGGTGGCAATGGTGGCATGTCCTCCAGATTGACCGCAGTTGCTTCAGGGACTAACCTAGGAAGGGTAGATTCTAATGGTTCCATTATTTGCTTTGTGACATCAACTTCCTGACCTGCTGATTCTGGTAAGACCACTGATGTTAAAGGTTGACTTGGGAGGTCTCGAGGACAAGATTCTGAGGAAGCATCCAAGCCTATGTCCTGATTGACGTTTTCTGTCGATGGTAACTCTTTGGATCTTTCCTCATCCATGTGATTTGGAGCCCCTATCTGTGCAGATTGAAGACTTGATGAGTTAGTACTTGCTCGATCTTCTTGCAAACATTCCACATCAAGTTGATCAGATTGGAACACCAGCGACTGCTCTAAGGCAGCTTCTGGCCGATCTGCTCCATCTCTTGGCAAATATTCCATATCAACTTGATTAGCTTGCAACTCcaatgatttttctgaacTAGTTTCAGGCTCTGGGAGGTGGCACGTGGGTGAAGATACAACATCTTCCTTGTCACTCTGATCCAGAGATTGTGATTCGGACTCTGGATGGCTCATTTCTAAAGATGTTGAGGCTGTGGTCACATCATGGACAGCTAAACTGTTTTCAGACTGTTGATCGGGGGAAAAATTATGACCATTATCAGATATTTTTGAACTGGAATGGTCATAAGTAGTTGATTTGCTTGGGTTTGATTCTGCGGTGACATCACAGACAGCCAAACTGTTCTCAGTCAGTTCATCCAGATGACCACCATTGGTAGAACTGGAAAGGTCATAAGCAACTGATTTGCTTGAGTTTGATTCTGAATCCAGAGAAACAACTTCTTTTTTACTTGCTTCCTTTTGCACTTctgagtatgtgacaaattcTGGAAAAACTACCTCATCCAATTCCGATTCTTTCTCTTGGGAATCCCCAAATCCAGGAAGAGATTCAtgcaaatttataaaattccttggtggagaagaaattgcatTTGGAGACGAATGACTAACATCATTGACATGATCATCAGGTTGGGCAACAGCAGTATAGGGCACAGCCACAGTTTCTACATGAAGTGTTTCAGGTACCACATCATCTGACTTTGCATGATCCTCATGGCCTGGATAAGTGAGACAGTTAGATGGCAGTTCCACAGAAACTGTATCGCCACCCTCCACATCAGCACCACTGGTGACTAACCGTAACTCCTCACCATCCATGGTCCTAGATGTCTCTTCGACATCGATTTTCTGCTTATAATGTGGAGCAACCGCTTCTGCTGAGATGGATtcaagttggggaacatcctcACTTAAATCAGAGATTTGCTGCTCTAATAGGCCATGTGTCTGCGGGGCATCCTGCTGCTCTATTAGGACATGTGTCTGCGGGGCATCCTGCTGCTCTATTAGGACATGTGTCTGCTGGGCATCCTGCTGCTCTATTAGACCATGTGTCTGTGGAGCATCCTGCTGCTCTATTAGGACATGTGTCTGCGGGGCATCCTGCTGCTCTATTAGGACATGTGTCTGCGGGGCATCCTGCTGCTCTATTAGGACATGTGTCTGCTGGGCATCCTGCTGCTCTATTATGCCATGTGTCTGTGGAGCATCCTGCTGCTCCAGTAGGCCATGTGTTTGTGGAGCATCTACTACAGGACATAACTCTTCTGTGCTCCATGCAGCATCCACAACAAATGGTATAACTTCAGAATTGACTGCAGTTGGTGTGACAGGATCATCAAGTTTGGAAGCCATGTTATCAGGATTTATAATATCTCTATAATAAGGCCGTACCATATTACCTGAAGGTGTTTGTACTTCTGGCAGTGCTGAGGAAGAGACCTGCTCTTCTGTGGGTGAAATACTTAAAAATGGTGAATCACTCTTTCTTCTGGCGAAGCTTTCTATAGAATCTTCATTAGCACACTGGGTCTGAGACATTTCATTCACAGCATTATTTCCAATTTGATCTTCAGAAGAAAGCTCTTCAACATCTGACAAATGCAGCAAAGCATCAGAACTGACACCTAAATCTTCATCATCTGATTCATCAACAGGATGGCTTGAAGAAGTATTTGTGAATTCATCCTTATTCTGGGAGGAATCGTTAGGGACAACAGCCAGAGAATCATCCAGATGTGTCCCATTTTCATTGATGTCTAATGATTTATAACCAACGTTAATTTCATCAGAGGGTGTTTCATCTAACACAAGTCCCGCCAATGATACCACTTGTGAGTTTGCCCCAGGGTCTGAATGTTGTAGTGTAGGACTTGTTTCCCTAACAAATGCACTGCAAGATGTATCTCCACTATCAGGAAGTACTTCTTCCTTAATGCATGCATTTTGAGACACCACATGCTCCTTCAATGTG
Protein-coding regions in this window:
- the LOC18773969 gene encoding protein SCAR2 isoform X3 translates to MPLTRYQIRNEYGLADPELYGAADRDDPEALLEGVAMAGLVGVLRQLGDLAEFAAEIFHDLHEEVMATATRGHGLVVRVQQLEADFPSIEKAFLSQTNHSSFFSNSGVDWHPNLRSEQNMITRGDLPRFVMDTYEECRGPPRLFLLDKFDVAGDGACLKRYTDPSFFKVEPASSIATVEMQREKKIRKVKKKGSRWRNGETPEAALTSHAKLHELFLEERIENGHSDPARLVKLKKRHLNGSAVDSKTGKSYMEKFLETPSPERKLVCETSVTPPLLRLTSDNTGEPELRILDISIVSPAAMSPETKSTSSSPNSQEAILELSVDGFNGEAYDEEVAKGSEPNSDVETNKSYSNLQKVAVDKRLAGDGEHKTGGSVEGSTPSSSDDMTSEVDNYMDALATMDSEMETDNEYKPKNNVRFLNVEKYGTDSDANEEEHLDLPTRFPDSQSIGNSSASDDGKNSFEKDRASISHSDTLSNLVQSTPSECNGAAKEFPSTETCGADNFEMSSDQNSEIAESLEATLKEHVVSQNACIKEEVLPDSGDTSCSAFVRETSPTLQHSDPGANSQVVSLAGLVLDETPSDEINVGYKSLDINENGTHLDDSLAVVPNDSSQNKDEFTNTSSSHPVDESDDEDLGVSSDALLHLSDVEELSSEDQIGNNAVNEMSQTQCANEDSIESFARRKSDSPFLSISPTEEQVSSSALPEVQTPSGNMVRPYYRDIINPDNMASKLDDPVTPTAVNSEVIPFVVDAAWSTEELCPVVDAPQTHGLLEQQDAPQTHGIIEQQDAQQTHVLIEQQDAPQTHVLIEQQDAPQTHGLLEQQISDLSEDVPQLESISAEAVAPHYKQKIDVEETSRTMDGEELRLVTSGADVEGGDTVSVELPSNCLTYPGHEDHAKSDDVVPETLHVETVAVPYTAVAQPDDHVNDVSHSSPNAISSPPRNFINLHESLPGFGDSQEKESELDEVVFPEFVTYSEVQKEASKKEVVSLDSESNSSKSVAYDLSSSTNGGHLDELTENSLAVCDVTAESNPSKSTTYDHSSSKISDNGHNFSPDQQSENSLAVHDVTTASTSLEMSHPESESQSLDQSDKEDVVSSPTCHLPEPETSSEKSLELQANQVDMEYLPRDGADRPEAALEQSLVFQSDQLDVECLQEDRASTNSSSLQSAQIGAPNHMDEERSKELPSTENVNQDIGLDASSESCPRDLPSQPLTSVVLPESAGQEVDVTKQIMEPLESTLPRLVPEATAVNLEDMPPLPPLPPMQWRIGKQHPSLPSFLPIQPSEADEKAQFDIPAPQREVLQPQNPFLPLTYVEDGKSQHVSEPLMGNVVHPAPYSLHLPAIVNDANYQYSFPDLGGAQFPNPFLSSSEISDDRSGHNHFALEGEKVQSSTNPFMVPHTECTTFRHEPESSDGAIILPLQQLTLETDLESKVLEHSLKNSEWEHGKPPPTSVTAPTMVDEQPQHSLTTSEGETTWSPNNSAAMSDYEVGRSNGIPVSKLPRPRNPLIDAVTAHGQSKLRKVTERIRPQVEPKVDERDSLLQQIRTKSFNLKPASVTRQTVTRPSIQGPTTNLRVAAILEKANAIRQALTGSDEDDEDSWSDS